AATCTGTATTAATCGATCAGATAACGTAGATTTTCCATGATCTATGTGAGCAATAATAGAAAAATTTCTTATATATTTCATCATATAACTAGTGTACCATTTGTTTTAATTTTGATCTAATAAATTTTATTATTAAAATAATAATACAATATATATTATTGTAAATAATTTTAATAAACACTTTTTATAATTATAATATATTATATATAATTAATTATATATAAAATTATAAAAATTTTTATCTATTTTATGCATTTATTTATTTATAATAAAAATTATATTTTATATAATAAAATAAATTAAATTAATAATAAAAAATATTTTTAAGATTATCTATTGTTTAGATAAAAAATAAAATAAATATAATTACTTAAATAGTGATAAAAATGAAGAAAAAAAAAGTTATTTTAGCTATGTCAGGAGGTGTTGATTCTTCTGTTTCAGCTTGGTTATTGCTAAAAGCAGGATATTACGTAGAAGGTTTATTTATGAAAAATTGGGATGAAGATGATACCAGTAGTTATTGTTCCGCTAAAATTGACTTAATAGATGCAAAATCTGTTTGTAAAAAATTAGGTATTGTTTTACATAAAATTAATTTTTCTATAGAATATTGGGAAAAAGTATTTCAAAAATTTATATCAGAATATAAAAAAGGGCATACACCGAATCCAGACATTTTATGTAATAAATTTATTAAATTTAATATCTGTTTAAATTTTGCATTTAAACATTTACAAGCAGATTATTTCTCTACTGGGCATTATGCTACAATTAAAAAAAAAAATAATAACTTTTATTTATACAAAGCTATTGATGCAGAAAAAGATCAAAGTTATTTTTTATATACCCTGAAATCAAATATTCTATCTAAAATTTTTTTTCCATTATCTAAAATAAAAAAACATCAAACACGAATAATAGCTAAAAAAATAAAATTATCGGTTCATAAAAAAAAAGATTCAACTGGAATTTGTTTTATTCAGCCTAAAAAATTTAATTTATTTTTAAATCGTTATATTCCTTATAAAACGGGAAAAATATTAACAATGTCTGGAGAATTTATAGGATTACATATAGGTTGCGAATATTATACAATCGGTCAAAGAAAAGGATTAAAAATTGGCGGTAAAAAAAATAAAAATATGTATCCATGGTATGTAGTAAAAAAAAATATCTCTTCTAACACTCTTAGAGTAGTACAAGGTAATGGTAATCCTTATTTACTATCATATGGATTTTTAACAAAGAAAATCCATTGGATCAATAACAAACCAAATTTATTAAAAATAAAATGTATGGTGCAAATTCGATATAGATATACTCCAGTTATTTGTCAGATTCATATTCATAAAAACAATCATTATATAACAGTGCTTTTTAATAAACCTAATTTGTGCGTTACAATAGGTCAATCAGCAGTATTTTATCATCAAGATTTATGTCTTGGCGGGGCAATTATAAAAAAAAATATACCATATTTACCATAATTTAAAATTAATATTTATTTAAAATATAAAATTAAAAATTTATAAAAAATAATTTTATCAAAAATAAATACAAAAAATACTAAATCAGTATAATGATTACTATGTTCGTGTAAATTAATTAGTTTATATTTATATATAATGTTATGATTAAAGTAATAGAGGTATTATAATGTATGTCTTTTTTAAAAAATAAAAAAATTTTGATCTTTGGTGTTAAAAATTATTTTTCAATTGCATGGGGGATAGCTATATCTATGTATAAACAAAAAGCTAAATTAGCATTTGTTTATCATAATAAAAAATCAAAACAAAAAATAATACCGCTTGCAAAAGAAGTTAATTCTAAAATTATTCTACAATGCGATGTTAATTCTGATGAATCAATAAAAAAATTATTTATAAAATTATTTAAAATATGGGGTATGTTTGACGGAATTATACATTCCATAGCTTATGTGCCTCGAATTCAGTTGAATAAAGATTTTATTAAAACAATTAATCGTATCAATTTTTTAAATGCAATTGAAACTAATTCATTTAGTTTAATAGCAATTATAAAAGAAGCTGAAAAATTTCTTAATAAAAAATCTTCTATTTTAACTTTAACTTATATAGGTGCAATTAAATGTATCCCTTATTATAATATTATGGGTATTACAAAAGCTGCATTAGAATCTAGTGTACGTTATCTATCTATTTCTATGGGAAAAAAAAATATACGAGTTAATGCAATTTCTTCTGGTTCTATTAAAACAACTGCATCATATGTAATAAAAAATTTTCATAAAATAATGAGTACCGATCGAAATTATTCACCTTTAAATAGAAATGTTACTACAAAAGAAATAGGAAATGTAGCTGCATTTTTATGTTCTGATTTATCTAGTGGGATAACGGGACAAGTTATATATGTAGATGTTGGAAGAAATATAATGTAAAAATTATCATAAATGGTATATGATTTCCATTAAATAAAAATTATTTATTTTTATTCAATAAAATTAATATTGATTAAATATTAACATACTTAAAAGAATAAATAATGTGTTTATTAAACAATATATAAAGCATTTATTTAAATTTATTTTTTTAATAATAAAAAATTATTAGGTTGTTATATTATGTTTCAGAATAATCCTTTACTTATAAAATTAAAAAATAAGTTACATAAGAAAAAACCAAGAGTTGAAGGAATCGTAAAAAGCACTACTAAAGGTTTTGGATTTTTAGAAGTTGATTCTAGAACAACATATTTTATTCCTTCTAAAAATATGAAAAAAGTTATACACGGGGATAAGATAATAGGTTTGATTGAACAAGAAAATAATAAAGAAATTATATATCCTGAAAAATTGATAGAACCTTTTTTAAAAATATTTATAGGTTCAATATATAAAAAAAATAATTGTCTATATATACAATCAAGTTATCCTTATATACGAAATACAGTATTTTACCCATATAAAACTTCTTTAGTGCGACCATGGAAACATGGAGATTGGGTAATTGCGGAACTAAAAGAACATAGATTACATAATAATAATCATTTTAGTGTAAAAATTATAAAATTTATCTCTGAAAAAAATAATCCTTTATCACCATGGTATGTTATATTAACACGGCATAATTTAGAAAAAAAATCACCAATAGTTAATTTTGTAAATTTGTCCTCTTATGATGTTTATAATAATAATCGCATAGATCTAACATCTTTAGATTTTATTACTATTGATAACTGTAATACTAAAGATATTGATGATGCTCTTTTTGTAGAGCAAACAGAGAATAATACATTTATTCTGACTGTAGCAATTGCAGATCCTACAGAA
The window above is part of the Buchnera aphidicola (Cinara piceae) genome. Proteins encoded here:
- the mnmA gene encoding tRNA 2-thiouridine(34) synthase MnmA; translation: MIKMKKKKVILAMSGGVDSSVSAWLLLKAGYYVEGLFMKNWDEDDTSSYCSAKIDLIDAKSVCKKLGIVLHKINFSIEYWEKVFQKFISEYKKGHTPNPDILCNKFIKFNICLNFAFKHLQADYFSTGHYATIKKKNNNFYLYKAIDAEKDQSYFLYTLKSNILSKIFFPLSKIKKHQTRIIAKKIKLSVHKKKDSTGICFIQPKKFNLFLNRYIPYKTGKILTMSGEFIGLHIGCEYYTIGQRKGLKIGGKKNKNMYPWYVVKKNISSNTLRVVQGNGNPYLLSYGFLTKKIHWINNKPNLLKIKCMVQIRYRYTPVICQIHIHKNNHYITVLFNKPNLCVTIGQSAVFYHQDLCLGGAIIKKNIPYLP
- a CDS encoding enoyl-ACP reductase FabI — its product is MSFLKNKKILIFGVKNYFSIAWGIAISMYKQKAKLAFVYHNKKSKQKIIPLAKEVNSKIILQCDVNSDESIKKLFIKLFKIWGMFDGIIHSIAYVPRIQLNKDFIKTINRINFLNAIETNSFSLIAIIKEAEKFLNKKSSILTLTYIGAIKCIPYYNIMGITKAALESSVRYLSISMGKKNIRVNAISSGSIKTTASYVIKNFHKIMSTDRNYSPLNRNVTTKEIGNVAAFLCSDLSSGITGQVIYVDVGRNIM